ACCACGGGTCTTGGTACTGACTGTACCCTGACGAGCATTTGCCTGCTGCCGCACCATCGCCTGGTGCACCACAGCTTCATTAAACGGCACCGCGAAAACCCGGTCGCTCACCTCAATACTTTTTACTATCTCCCCGGTAAGACTATAGACTGGAATCTGCACGGTCTTACTTCCTTCCGCCTGACTTTCTTATTAACAGCAATCCGTTGCTAGCACCAGGTACCGCTCCCTTGACCAACAGCAGGTTACGCTCCGGATCAGTCTGAAATACCTCCAGCTTACGCACGGTAACCCGCTGATGGCCCATATGACCGGCCATCAGTGTCCCTCTCAAAACCCTGCCCGGAGAAGTAGTAGCACCGATAGAACCCGGATGACGGTGCCGATCCGACTGTCCGTGCGTCTTCGGCCCGCCGGCAAAGCCATGCCGCTTCACAACACCGGCGAAGCCTTTACCCTTGGACACCCCGGTAACATCAACCAGGTCACCCTCCTGAAACAGGCTAACATCAATCTTATCCCCTACCTGAACACCATCAATATCATCGGTCTTAAATTCCCTCAGGTACCGAAACTGACCCAAATCCTTGAGGTGCCCCCGCTGAGGAGAACTAAGCCGCTTCGCCTGACCAAACCCGATCTGAAGGGCATTATACCCCTCCCTGGCCATCGTCTTAACCTGCACTACAGCACACGGGCCGGCCTCAATAGCAGTTACCGCCTCCACCCTCCCGTTGTCCCTAAATATCTGGGTCATGCCCAGTTTTTTACCAATAATACCTTGCGTCATGTCCTCATTCATCCTGGTTTAGTAGATGCATCTCTTATAACCTGATATCTATATCAACCCCCGAGGGCAGGCTCAGCTTGGCCAGAGCGTCTATCGTCTTGGAGGTCGACTCAATAATATCAATCAAACGCTTATGAGTCCGAATCTCAAACTGCTCCTGGGAGTCTTTATCGGTAAAAGTTGAGCGGATAACACTGAACTTTTCAATACGGGTAGGCAGCGGCAACGGTCCGCTAACCACAGCCCCGGTCCGCTCTACCGCCTCGACTATCTGCATGGCAGACAAGTCGAGTATC
The sequence above is a segment of the Dehalococcoidales bacterium genome. Coding sequences within it:
- the rplC gene encoding 50S ribosomal protein L3; the protein is MTQGIIGKKLGMTQIFRDNGRVEAVTAIEAGPCAVVQVKTMAREGYNALQIGFGQAKRLSSPQRGHLKDLGQFRYLREFKTDDIDGVQVGDKIDVSLFQEGDLVDVTGVSKGKGFAGVVKRHGFAGGPKTHGQSDRHRHPGSIGATTSPGRVLRGTLMAGHMGHQRVTVRKLEVFQTDPERNLLLVKGAVPGASNGLLLIRKSGGRK
- the rpsJ gene encoding 30S ribosomal protein S10, encoding MPKQKIRIKLKGFDHKILDLSAMQIVEAVERTGAVVSGPLPLPTRIEKFSVIRSTFTDKDSQEQFEIRTHKRLIDIIESTSKTIDALAKLSLPSGVDIDIRL